The Gracilibacillus caseinilyticus genome segment AGTCGATGACATCTACTCAGGATATTGCCCATGAATTAGCAAGAAAAGGCGCTGCACATGGTACGGTTGTTACCACTAACAATCAGCTGCAAGGTCGCGGCCGAATGGACCGAACGTGGCATTCGGATCACGATGGCGGTATTTGGATGAGTCTTATTTTACGTCCAGACATTCCTCCACACCAAGCATCCCAGATAACTTTATTTGTTGCAGTTACCTTAGTCGAATCATTAGAGAGACATACAGGGCTTGATATTCAAATCAAATGGCCAAATGATCTGTTTATTAATGGGAAGAAAATATCAGGCATTTTAACGGAAATGCAAGCTGAATTAGAATCCATTCAATATTTAATTATCGGATTTGGTATCAATGTCAATCAATCGATCGAACAACTTCCATCTGAGATTAACAAACTTTCCACCTCATTAAGAATTGAATCTGATCATAATTGGGATAAGCTGACATTAATCCAACAACTATTACAAGATTTTGAGAAAGCTTACGAAGTGTATTTAGAAACAGGCTTTGAGCCAGTTAAACAAAAATGGTTGAATCATGCGTATAAATTACACGAGATGGTTCATATAAAAACGTTTCAGGAAGAATATGATGCAGAGATTAAAGGGGTTTATGATGATGGAGCGCTAATCGTTCGCAAGCAAAATGGAGAAGATAAACGTATTTACAGTGCAGATATTACATGGTAAGGAAGTGTAATGATGAAAAACACGTTACAGTTGCAAAAAATGAAGAACAACAGCGAAAAAATTTCGATGGTGACAGCTTATGATTATCCGTCAGCAAAGATTGCAGAAGCTGCCGGAATCGATATGATCCTTGTAGGTGATTCACTAGGAATGGTAGTACTAGGCTATGATTCAACCATTCAAGTCACTGTCGATGATATGATTCACCACGGGAAAGCGGTACGTAGAGGAGCACCGGATACTTTTACTGTTATTGATATGCCCTTTATGTCTTACCACTTATCGTTAGAGAAAGCCTTAGAAAATGCACAATGGATCATGCAGCAAACCAATGCACAAGCATTAAAAGTAGAAGGAGCATCAACGGATACGCTACTGCTGGTTCAGTATCTTACTGAAGCAGGTGTGCCGATTGTTGGCCACCTTGGACTAACACCACAGTCCGTCCATGTGTTAGGTGGTTATCGAATTCAAGGTAAAGATAAACAAACTGCCGAGAAACTAATCACTGATGCTAAGCAATTAGAACAGTATGGAGCTGTTGCAGTAGTATTAGAGTGTGTGCCTGATCGATTAGCCAAACATGTTAGTCAGCGGTTATCTATCCCAACAATCGGTATCGGTGCAGGTAAAGATTGTGATGGTCAGGTTCTGGTTTATCATGATATATTACAATATGGTGTTGATTTTAAGCCGTCATTTGTTAAGGTATATAGTGAGATTAGTCCTATAGTTACAGATGCACTGGCAAAATACCATCAAGAAGTAAAGGAAAGAAAGTACCCTGATGACACTCATACATTCAAAATGGACGATCAATTAGCAAAGGAATTGAATCTGGAGGAATAACACTGTGAATGTAATACGTACTGTTAAGGAATTAACTTCTGTTACGAAAGAGCTTAAACAAAAACAGCATTCTATCGGCTTTGTACCAACAATGGGTTTTTTACATGAAGGACATACTACGCTGATGAATGAAAGTAAAAAATATGCGGACATATTAATCGCGAGTATTTTTGTCAATCCATTGCAATTCGGACCTGATGAAGACTTTGAACGCTATCCACGTAATGAAGAACGAGATCTACAGATAGCAGAAGCACATGGTGTCGACTATTTATTTATGCCAACTGTAGAGGAAATGTATCCAGACAGAGCAACAGTGACGGTAACAGTCCAAAATCGCGCAGATGTACTCTGTGGTAGAAGCAGGACTGGTCATTTTGACGGGGTAGCGACGGTCCTGACTAAACTGTTCCATCTTACGAAAGCAGACTTTGCTTTCTTTGGTTTGAAAGATGCACAACAAGTGGCCGTTGTAAAAGGTTTAGTTGATGATTTTAATTTTGATACAACCATTATCGCCGTTCCAACTGTAAGGGAGAAAGATGGGTTGGCAAAAAGCAGCAGGAATGTTTACCTTTCTGAGCAAGAACGGAATGAAGCTGTTCATTTGAACCAATCCTTACAAATCGGAAAACAATTAATCATTGACGGTGAAAGAAATACTGATATGATAAGAGAGAAAGTAAAAAAGTATATTTACGCCAATACAAGTGGCCAAATAGATTATGTAGAGGTATTAGCTTTCCCGTCGTTAACAGAAGCTGCTCCAATAAATCAACAAATCATTATTGCTGTAGCTGTTCAGTTTTCGAAAGCAAGATTGATTGATAATGTGATTGTCGATCAACAAGGGTCTTTGCCTAAAGCTAGTGTTTAGGAGGAACATACATGTTTCGTACTATGATGAAATCAAAAATTCATCGTGCACGCGTTACCGAAGCGAACTTGCAATATGTTGGCAGTATCACCATAGATGCGGATATTATCGATCAGGTTGGTATTCTACCACACGAAAAAGTGCAAATTGTAAATAACAATAATGGAGCACGGTTAGAAACATACGTAATCGCAGGTGAAAGAGGAAGTAAGGTCGTGTGTTTAAATGGTGCGGCTGCTCGATTAGTGCAACCGGATGATATTATTATAATTGTTTCCTATGGTATTTTCTCAGAAGAGGAATTATCGAATTTCAAGCCGAAAGTCGCCGTGATGGATGACAATAATAATATTCAGGAAATGTTAGAACAAGAACCACCATTAACTCGCGTATAGCACTAGATAACTCTTATCCCTCTTAGGTAAGAGTTTCTTTTATATAGAGGTGTTTTCCGGATTGAATTGGAATTTTTAGTATCGGAGATGATCGTTTTGCAAAAATATGTCGTATTAGATGTGGAAACAACAGGACAATCAGCAGCCAAAGGCGATCGAATCATAGAAATAGCAATTGTAATAATCGAAAATAATCAAATTACAGCACAGTATAATCAACTGATCAATCCGGAAAAGCCAATTCCCGCTTTTATTTCACAACTGACCTCGATAACGGATGAAGATGTAGCAACGATGCCGATTTTCGCTGAAGTTGTAGCAGATTTTATACATATGTTCGACGATGCGGTTTTCGTGGCTCATAACGTTTATTTCGATTTGACATTTTTGAATGAAGAATTAGAGCGGAACGGACATTCACCTATCAAACCAAAAGTTTTGGATACGGTCGAATTAGCAAGAATTCTATTACCGAAGGCTTCCAGTTATAAATTAAACGAATTAGCAGAATATTTGTTAATCAGTCATGAGAATCCGCACCGTGCGATATCTGACGCTCTAGTCACTGCAGACCTGTTCATCTTGCTGTTGCATAAATTACAATCATTGCCTCAGGTTGTAAAAGAACAATTACGCTACTTATCGAGACGGCTACGGTCAAATATCGATCAATTAGGAGAATTGCTCGATTCTCCAGTCCATCGCAATGATATTGATATTTTTCGTGGTTTTGCATTGAAAAGCACTGATTCGTATACACAACAACAAGATGACATATGTGACACATATGGTGATTTTCTGGAGAAGATGTACGGTGAAGATGGGCAATTAGCTTCTCTGTTTACCGAATATGAGAAGCGACCATCTCAGCAATTCATCAGTGAAAAAGTCTATGACCATTTTCGCACACATGAACATGCTCTCATTGAAGCGGAGACTGGACTGGGCAAAACAATCGCTTATTTAATACCAGCCGTATATGAATCATTGCATCACAATCAGCGTGTTGTCATCAGTACGACAAATACGAACTTGCAATCGCAATTAATTGAACAGGATTTAAAGAAGCTTCAGGTACAGGTACCAACTGTAATTGTCAAAGGGAAAAATCATTACTTGAGTTTGCAGAAATTTGAACAATATTATCATGATACCAGCTATTTTTCGTACCAGGATGTGTTGTTTAAATCGATGATCTTAGTTTGGTTGACGGAAACAACGACAGGAGATTTGGACGAAATTCAGTTTGCTGTTGATAAGCAACCCATATACCATCAGATTATTGTTAATCATGAAAGAACTTCGACTCCGTGGAAAGATTATTGTTTCTATCGAAGAATGCTCAAAAAAGCGGCTTCTGCATCGATCATCGTAACCAATCATGCATTATTGACGATTGACAGCAAGGCAGAACGTCCTATTTTGCCCAGCTACCATCGGTTAATTGTAGATGAAGCGCACCAGTTGGAACAAGTGGCGACAAATCATTCCGGTCTATCTTTGAGTTATTTCGAATTAACATCGTACCTACAGCTGCTGGAAAAGAATTACGGCAACCTAAGTGATATACCAACGAAGATTGAACATGTGAAATACGAAGCTGATATTTTATTTCGACAGCTGTTTCAAGTAGTAAAAGATGAGAATCAAAAACAAAAAGCAGTAACTGAAATTGGCAGGTTTAAGGCAGTATGGGAACCGAATGAACAAACGAAGGATAGTGTTGATCGAACAGTATTGATGCTTACAGAATTATGTGAACGATTGGAACAAATCGACGAGGAAGAACAAAAACAATTGATCCAGATAAAACAAAAGATGCATCGTTTGTTAGCTGTGGAAGACAACGCATCAGTTACTTGGTTGGAAATAGATCAAAATGGTGCAGAGAATGCGGTTTTTGTTCACCAGGAACCTTTTTCCGTTCAACAGCTTCTTCATGATCAATTATTTAACCAAAAAGAAGCGATCATACTAATTAGTGCAACATTAACCATGAATAAATCTTTTCAATATATTCGCAATAAATTAGGTATGAATACTTTAACGGCAAAAGAATATATGGTGGAACACCACTTTGATTACAAACATAATGTCGAGCTGTTAATTCCTGATGATTTACCAGCAATCCAATACCCGCGAAATGATGATTTTATTTACGCTGTCAATGAAGCGATCATTTCACTTTCTGAAAAAACAGATGGCAGAATGCTTGTACTGTTTACATCGTATGATATGTTACGCAAAAGTTATTATTTGTTAAAGGAATCAGATTATTTGTCTGATTACATGATCATTGGTCAAGGTGTTACTTCTGGAAGCAGAAATAGACTAATCAAACAATTTCAAGGATTTGATAAATCTATATTGCTCGGTACCAATGCATACTGGCAAGGCATTGACATACCTGGTGAAGACCTTTCATGTCTGATGATTGTTAAACTACCGTTTCAATCACCACAAGATCCCGTATATAAGAAAAAAGCTAATTATTATCAGGCCAAGGGAATTAACCCTTTCATGGAAATTGCACTTCCACAGGCTGTCCTGCAGTTTAAACAAGGGTTTGGAAGATTGATTCGCAAAAAGTCAGATCGTGGAGTTATCTTTGTGATGGATGACCGACTGATGACGAAGCGATACGGCAAAACATTTATGGGATCGATCCCTGAAATTTCAGTTCATTATGACCACTTTGAAAAATTGTTAAACCGAGTCAGTAAATGGTTATGATAAACTAATACATTTTGTGAGAACCTATCTAGTACAAATCATCGAAGAGGTAGGTGGGTTCTCCATGAAAATACGGTTGATGTGTAGCATGATTTTATACGTTATCATACTGGCTGCGTTCTCTCCAGTATATGCCATACCAGATGTTGAGATTCCGCAAATGAGTACAAATCAAATGGACATGGTGTTTTTCAATGTGCCTCACGGAGAGGCTAGTTTATTAACCAATTATCAAGGCGAACATATTTTAGTCAATACTGCCTCGAAAAAAAGTCAAAAAACTTTATTTGAAAATTTGTCCAAATTACAAGTAGATAAAATAGAAACCATTATCATTACCAATCAATCAGAAGAATATACAGGAAATCTGTTGTATTTTATCGAACATTACCAAGTAGAGAATGTCATTGTACCATCTAATATGAATGTCCAATCACTAGAAGAAGACGTGACGATACAGAAATGGAAACTAGATGATCAATTTCAATTGTGGGATGAATTGGCTTTGCGAACACTAGACGAAACAAAAGATGGCGACATTTCTTTCCTAATGGAGTATGGCCAGGAATCAATTTTGTTTTTAAATGATAAGGACACTGCTATCGAGCGAAAATTAATGAACCAGACAGTTGACGTCGATATCTTAAAAGTAGCAGCATTTGGAAGTGGAAATTCTCCGTCTCAGCGTTTTTTAGAGAAAATTGATCCTTATATGGGCATTATTTTTCCAAGTCAGACACATAGGATAAATGAGTCATTGATCGAACGATTAAATGCAACATGGATAGATGTTTATTTTTTAAAGCAGTCTGGAACTGTTTTTGTCCGTTTAAACAAGGATGATTACGAAATTCTAACCGAAAACAGCTCTGTAAGCTCCTTACACCGTTAAATTCGTAAATATAATTAAAAATCTGCCAAGTTTTCAGTTGAAAAATTACGGCATCTGCATCAAAATAAAGAAAGAAAAGAATTCTCTTAATCATCTCTGTCCAGATTACATCCCACATACATGAATTTATTACTGGAGGTGCTAACGTATGAGCCAATCAAAAATCACAACATTATCGACAGTGAAAATTGATCATGCCGATGATCTGTATAAAATAGTCGATAGCTTAAACAGGACGCTAAAAGAGGATAATTTGATGTTTGGATTAACATTAAGCGAGGATAATTATGAAAAAGCAATCTTTACCATTTATCGGACATAACAAATTATGGTTCACTGTGGCACTTATTGCCATTGTTGCACTGATCGCCATCTATTATTTTGTCTCACTGTATCAAGATGTAATCGAAAGTAAAACCAATCAATTTGAAGAAGTTCGGCAGTATACATTAAGTAACACCTCACTTGATCAAATACATAGTGTGGAAAGATATCATGGTGACCAATTGTACTACGTGCTAGAAGGGGAGAATGAACAACAACAAGATACCTTAGCATATGTTTTCCAAACGGAGGACGGTCAGTGGGATTATCAAATGTATAAAGAAGAATCGTTTTACTCAGAGAAAGAACTATTAACAGAATGGCGAGATCGTTGTACGGAATGCGAGTATTTAGGATCTGCGATTGGCATAGATGAAGAAATGCCAATTCTGGAAATTAAATATATGGATACGTCTGATCGTTTAGTTTATGAACATGTCTTACTAGAAGATAAAACACATTATCGATTAACATTAACTCCATCATTTCAATATTAGAAAGGTGATTAATTAATTATGGATTTAGCAAACAGAGTGCAAACACTAACCCCGTCATCAACCTTAGCCATTACGGCGAAAGCAAAGGAATTGAAACAGGCAGGCCATGATGTAATTGGCTTAGGAGCAGGTGAGCCGGATTTCAATACACCTGAACATATTCTTGACGCGGCATCGAAATCAATGTATGACGGATTTACAAAATATACACCATCAGGTGGTACCGTAGAATTAAAAAAAGCAATTCAGCAAAAAATGCAAGATGACCAAGGCTTGGCATACGACCTTGATCAAATCATTGTTACCATCGGTGCGAAACATGGTCTTTATACTTTATTTCAAGTACTGTTAAACAAAGGGGATGAAGTAATTGTTCCTGCACCATACTGGGTAAGCTATCCAGAACAGATTAAATTAGCAGAAGGAAAACCAGTCTTTGTTGATGCAAAGGAAGAAAATGAATTTAAATTAACCCCTGAGCAGCTAGAACATGCGATTACAGACAAAACAAAAGCAGTAATCATCAATTCACCAAGTAACCCAACAGGTGCTATGTATGATAAAGAAGAATTAGAAGCATTAGGAGAAGTTTGTTTAAAACATAATATTTTAATTGTTTCAGATGAAATCTATGAAAAATTAACTTATACATCAACAAAACATGTATCGATTGCCGAGCTTTCTCCTCAGTTAAAGGAACAAACGGTTGTCATTAATGGTGTTTCTAAATCCCATTCGATGACAGGCTGGAGAATTGGGTATGCAGTGGGGAACAAATCGATTATTAAAGCAATGACTAATCTGGCATCTCATTCTACTTCCAATCCGACATCAATCGCACAAGTAGCAGCAGAGGCTGCTTATACTGGTGATCAACAGCCGGTAAATATAATGAGAGAAGCTTTTGCCGATCGATTAGAAAAACTGTATGACTGGCTGGTAGCTATTCCAGGCATTGATTGTGTCAAACCTAAAGGTGCTTTCTACTTATTTCCAAATGTGAAAGAAGCAGTCGAAATGAACGGATTCGAAACAGTAGATGAATGGGTCACAGCTTTATTGGAAGAGGAAAAAGTAGCATTAGTTCCCGGAACAGGATTCGGTGCACCGGATAACGTCCGTCTTTCTTATGCCATTTCATTAGAGCAACTAGAAGAAGCTGCAAATCGTATTAAACGCTTTGTGGAAAATCACAGTTAAGTATGGATAGTGGAGGCAATAACATGAAAACAACTATTAATCAGGCAGCATCCAATGTGAATCAGGTAGTGACAATTGGAGCATGGCTTGCTAATAAACGTTCCAGCGGTAAAATCGCATTTTTACAACTTCGTGATGGAACAGGTTTTATCCAGGGTGTTGTCGTAAAAGCGGACGTATCAGAAGAAACGTTCCAATTAGCAAAATCGATAACACAGGAAACGTCTTTATACGTTACGGGTACGATTGTAAAGGATACGCGTTCACCGTTTGGCTATGAAATGCAAGTAAAAGAATTAGAAGTGATCCATGAGGCAACTGATTACCCCATTACACCAAAGGAACATGGTACAGAGTTCTTAATGGATCATCGTCATCTATGGTTGCGTTCGAAGAAACAGCATGCAATTATGAAAATTAGAAATCAAATCATTCAATCAACCTATCAGTTTTTTCAAAAAGAAGACTTTATGAAGATTGATCCACCTATATTAACAGGTGCAGCGGCAGAAGGAACGACAGAATTATTCCATACGAAGTATTTTGACGAAGAAGCTTATTTATCTCAAAGTGGTCAGTTATATATGGAAGCTGCTGCAATGGCATTCGGTCGTGTATTTTCATTCGGTCCTACATTCCGTGCCGAAAAGTCAAAAACACGTCGCCATTTAATTGAGTTCTGGATGATTGAACCTGAAATGGCTTTTGTAACACATGAAGAGAGTCTGGAAATTCAGGAAAATTATGTTGCATATGTAGTAGAGCAAGTTTTAGAGCATTGTCAATTAGAACTAACGACTTTAGAACGTGATGTTGATACATTGAAAAAGATAAAGGCACCTTTTCCACGTATTACGTATGATAAAGCAATCGAAATGCTGAAAAAGAAAGGCTTTACTGATGTAGAGTGGGGAGAAGATTTCGGTGCACCTCATGAAACTGCAATTGCCGAAAGCTTTGACCAACCAGTGTTTATCACGCATTATCCGAAAGACATTAAAGCATTCTATATGAAACCAGATCCTGAGCGTGATGATGTCGTGTTATGTGCGGATTTAATCGCACCAGAAGGATATGGAGAAATCATTGGTGGTTCGGCAAGAATCGACGACTTAGCTTTAATGGAACAACGATACCAGGAACATCACCTGTCAGGAGATGCTTATCAGTGGTACCTGGAATTAAGAAAATATGGAAGTGTTCCGCACGCCGGCTTTGGTCTGGGCTTAGAAAGAACAGTAGCCTGGATCAGTGGAGTCGAGCACGTTCGTGAAACGATTCCATTCCCACGATTGTTAAATCGTTTATACCCGTAATGGAATGATAATCCTTTGCATTCTCAATGCAAGGGATTATCGTATTTTACACGTTAAGAATAATAAACGGGCCCAAAAGATATATATCATAAAATTGTTTAGAAGGTGGTGATTAGATTTATGCGTGAAAAAATGCAAACAATATTATTTGATCAGGTCAATCTTCCAGCCCTCTTGATTGAACGATTTGCACAGTTAGGAATGAACGAAACACAACTTGCGATTATTTTACAAATCTATACCGCGCAACGTCGGGGAAATAATTTTCCTACACCAGAAGAACTGTCCGGACAGCTGACGATCAGTAGTGAATCTTGTTCTACTTTGTTACGTCAGCTCATACAGAAAGGGTTTCTTACGATTGAAGAAGACAAAGAAGACGATCAGATTATAAAAGAGACGTATTCATTTGAGCCACTGTGGGAAAAACTGTATCAAGCAGAAGAAAAACCAAAAAAACAGTCTGAAGACAAAGTGGGCGAGGTTTTCCAAAAGTTTGAACGCGAATTTGGCAGACCACTTTCTCCATTTGAAATTGAGATGATTAACAATTGGCTGGATGAGGACAGGCATGATAGGTCACTGATATATGCTGCTTTACGAGAAGCGGTATTAATGGGCAAAGTGAATTTTAAATATATTGATCGGATTTTAATGGAGTGGCACAAAAAAGGAATCAAATCTCTCCAGCAAGCTCAGCAGACGAGCCGCTCCTTTCATCAAAAACAATCGAACACAACTGCAAAGAAATCACATTCATATGATAAGTCGCTTTATTATAACTGGCTAGAGGAGTAAGATACATGTTAACAAAAAAAGATATAACCATTGTGCGGAAGGAATTAGAGAATATGTTTCCTGATGCCGAATGTGAGTTGATACACGAAAATCCATTTGAATTAGTAATAGCTGTTTTATTATCTGCACAATGTACAGATGCCCTTGTAAACAAAGTAACAAAAGATCTTTTTCAAAAATATAAAACACCAGAGGATTACTTGGCTGTTACACTAGAAGAGTTGCAGTCAGACATTCGATCCATTGGTTTATATCGCAATAAATCGAAGAACATTCGTAAGCTGTGCGAGACATTGATTGAAAAATACGATGGTATTGTCCCTAATACAAAAGAAGAGCTAGAGAGCTTAGCAGGAGTGGGGAGGAAGACAGCGAATGTAGTAGCTTCTGTTGCTTTTGGTGAACCGACCATTGCTGTTGATACCCACGTAGAACGTGTTTCTAAGCGACTTGGTATATGCCGCTGGAAAGACAGTGTTCTAGAGGTGGAAAAAACACTGATGCGGAAGATTCCAAAAGAAGAGTGGAGCGATACCCATCATCGAATGATTTTCTTCGGCCGGTATCATTGTAAAGCAAAAAGCCCGCAATGTGAGACCTGTCCATTATTAGATTTATGCCGGGAAGGTCAAAAAAGAATGAAAAAAAGCAGCAAGGTTATCGTATAAGCCTTGCTGCTTTTTTTGCTAATGATAAGCACTTATTTAAATATCTCTTATGGACTTAAAAGTAAAGGACCGGGTGTTTCCCGGTCCTTTACTACGATGCTTGATCTTGAATTGCGTTGTCTTCACCAGAATCACTATCTCCGTTATCTTCTGTTTGGTCATCTTCGACATTGTCATCTCCGGTGTTATTGCTGTCATCTTCTCCACCGGTCTCACCATCATTATTATTTCCTTGGCCATTACCGTTTCCTGATCCATCTTCACTACCGGATCCATTTCCATTACCTGTATCTCCGGTATCACCGCCGTCTTCTGGTTCTGCACTTTGTGTCGTTACTTGAATACTGGCAGCAGGACCACGTGCGTCATTATTCTTTTGAATAGGTGATACATGAATATTATAGGTCTTATCTGCCTGTAACTGACTAATATTTACTGATTTTTTATTAGTCGTAAATTGATCAACCGTTTGACCACCTTGTTCTACGACAACCTCATATTCAATTGGTCCTTGCTGGTCGTATTGCCAGCTGATTAATGCGGATCGATTGGCTGGGTCATACGTTTGCTGCAGCCCTGAAACCTGTGGTAATTCCTCAGGCTCATCGTCTGCCACTTCGACAGTTACTGTTTGAGGTTCACTTTCCATATCCTCATTTGCTGCAATGACTTCAATCGTATATGTTTTGCCTTTCTCCACATTCGAGATCTCAACTTGTTTGTCCTCAGTAGTCGTTAGATCCTTGAGTGATCCACCTGTTCCGGCCGATACTTTAAATTGAACGCCATCTTCATCATATTCCCAGTTCGCTGTTATCGTATCATTCTCTTTATCATAGTTAGCCGAAAGATTTGCGACTGGATCCAGTTGATCGTATTTCTCTGATACTGAATCTGGTTCTGTACCTTTGACAAATAGTTCTGTTACGATATTTGAGCTTGGTGTATATTCACTAGGTAATTTAGCTGGATTAGAACCTTTTTCAATTTGTACTTCAACGACAGAATCAGGTTTTGTGAAATCTTTTGTCTCTACACCCTCTGAAATATAGGACATCGTCTCTTTGAACAGTTGCTTCGCGATACCTGTTTCCTGAATTTCAGCCGGGTTAGGATATCCCGTCCAGACGGAGACGGTATAGTTAGTCGTATAACCGACAAACCAAGAGTTTGTATCGTCATTCGTTGTACCAGTTTTACCTGCCATCGGAAGCCCTGAGATATTAGCAGCTGTTCCTGTACCTTCTTGTACAACAGATTTTAACATATCCGTTACCATGTAGGCTGTAGAATCAGCCATTGCTACTTCTGATTCGGAAACCAATTCTTCTGAACGTTCATCAGAGTATTCAATTTTCTTCACAGCATATGGTTCATGATAAATTCCTTCGTTACCAAACGCAGAATAAGCACCCGCCATTTGCAATGAGGTAACGCCATTAGCTGTACCGCCAATCGCATCCCCAACCGCGAGACTTTGCTGGAATGAAATACCTAATCCTTCTGCAAATTCTTTAGCAGCACTTGCTCCAACTTCATCGAACGTTTTAACGGCTGGTACGTTTAATGATTGTTCCAATGCATATCTCGCTGATACCCAGCCATTGTAACTGCCATTCCAGTTACGGATAACTTTGTCAGTACCCTCAATAGGATAAGGTTGATCGTTATTAATCTGTTGATAAGTTGACCATTGTAAATTCTCAATTGCTGGTCCATAGGCCATTACAGGTTTCATAACAGATCCACCTTGACGGCCATCGCCATCTATAGCATAGTTCCAGCCATCATTTTCACGATTACGTCCACCACCAATCGCACGAATAGCACCTGTTTTCGTATCAACCACCGTTAAACCTGCTTGTAAGTCAGGATCCTGACTAAATGGTATAGGATTATCCTCACTGTCACTAAGCAGAAATTCAACTTGTTCCTGTGCATTTGGATCTAGTGTTGTATAGACAGTTAAACCATCTTTATAAATATCTGCACCTGTTTTTTCCTGAACTTCTTTACGGACTTGCTGGATAAAACCTTCATATTTAACATAGTCTTTTTTCTTGTCTGTCAGCAATTCTTCGATGTTTACATTTCTAGCTTCTTCTGCTTCTTGTTCACTAATTTTATTGTGTTGCACCATTAGGTTCAATACAGTATTCATACGTTCCTTCGTCAATTCAGGGTTAACAAAAGGATCATAGGCGCTTGGTCGTTGAGGGAGACCAGCTAATATGGCTGCTTCTGCTAAGGTTAATTCACTTAAATCTGTTTTACCAAAATAAACCTCTGCAGCAGTAGCAACACCATAGGCGCTAGCGCCATAATAAATTTTATTCACATACATCTCGAGTATTTCTTCTTTACTGTATTGACTATCTAATTTTAATGCTAGCCATTGTTCCTGAACCTTACGTTTTAATTTCTTGTCATTGCTCAGGAAGGATCCTTTTACGACTTGCTGGGTAATGGTACTGGCACCTTGAGAACCAAATCCATTCTTAAAATTGGCGATAACAGCGGCACCGATTCGTCTAAAATCGATTCCAATGTGATTG includes the following:
- a CDS encoding biotin--[acetyl-CoA-carboxylase] ligase; protein product: MVSSKRYQLISILAEQGDNYISGQMLSERLKISRTAIWKHMNELKKDGYQFESAPKKGYRLIKKPDNLNESTIKWGLKTDWLGKQIEFQESMTSTQDIAHELARKGAAHGTVVTTNNQLQGRGRMDRTWHSDHDGGIWMSLILRPDIPPHQASQITLFVAVTLVESLERHTGLDIQIKWPNDLFINGKKISGILTEMQAELESIQYLIIGFGINVNQSIEQLPSEINKLSTSLRIESDHNWDKLTLIQQLLQDFEKAYEVYLETGFEPVKQKWLNHAYKLHEMVHIKTFQEEYDAEIKGVYDDGALIVRKQNGEDKRIYSADITW
- the panB gene encoding 3-methyl-2-oxobutanoate hydroxymethyltransferase, whose translation is MKNTLQLQKMKNNSEKISMVTAYDYPSAKIAEAAGIDMILVGDSLGMVVLGYDSTIQVTVDDMIHHGKAVRRGAPDTFTVIDMPFMSYHLSLEKALENAQWIMQQTNAQALKVEGASTDTLLLVQYLTEAGVPIVGHLGLTPQSVHVLGGYRIQGKDKQTAEKLITDAKQLEQYGAVAVVLECVPDRLAKHVSQRLSIPTIGIGAGKDCDGQVLVYHDILQYGVDFKPSFVKVYSEISPIVTDALAKYHQEVKERKYPDDTHTFKMDDQLAKELNLEE
- the panC gene encoding pantoate--beta-alanine ligase; this translates as MNVIRTVKELTSVTKELKQKQHSIGFVPTMGFLHEGHTTLMNESKKYADILIASIFVNPLQFGPDEDFERYPRNEERDLQIAEAHGVDYLFMPTVEEMYPDRATVTVTVQNRADVLCGRSRTGHFDGVATVLTKLFHLTKADFAFFGLKDAQQVAVVKGLVDDFNFDTTIIAVPTVREKDGLAKSSRNVYLSEQERNEAVHLNQSLQIGKQLIIDGERNTDMIREKVKKYIYANTSGQIDYVEVLAFPSLTEAAPINQQIIIAVAVQFSKARLIDNVIVDQQGSLPKASV
- the panD gene encoding aspartate 1-decarboxylase — encoded protein: MFRTMMKSKIHRARVTEANLQYVGSITIDADIIDQVGILPHEKVQIVNNNNGARLETYVIAGERGSKVVCLNGAAARLVQPDDIIIIVSYGIFSEEELSNFKPKVAVMDDNNNIQEMLEQEPPLTRV
- the dinG gene encoding ATP-dependent DNA helicase DinG codes for the protein MIVLQKYVVLDVETTGQSAAKGDRIIEIAIVIIENNQITAQYNQLINPEKPIPAFISQLTSITDEDVATMPIFAEVVADFIHMFDDAVFVAHNVYFDLTFLNEELERNGHSPIKPKVLDTVELARILLPKASSYKLNELAEYLLISHENPHRAISDALVTADLFILLLHKLQSLPQVVKEQLRYLSRRLRSNIDQLGELLDSPVHRNDIDIFRGFALKSTDSYTQQQDDICDTYGDFLEKMYGEDGQLASLFTEYEKRPSQQFISEKVYDHFRTHEHALIEAETGLGKTIAYLIPAVYESLHHNQRVVISTTNTNLQSQLIEQDLKKLQVQVPTVIVKGKNHYLSLQKFEQYYHDTSYFSYQDVLFKSMILVWLTETTTGDLDEIQFAVDKQPIYHQIIVNHERTSTPWKDYCFYRRMLKKAASASIIVTNHALLTIDSKAERPILPSYHRLIVDEAHQLEQVATNHSGLSLSYFELTSYLQLLEKNYGNLSDIPTKIEHVKYEADILFRQLFQVVKDENQKQKAVTEIGRFKAVWEPNEQTKDSVDRTVLMLTELCERLEQIDEEEQKQLIQIKQKMHRLLAVEDNASVTWLEIDQNGAENAVFVHQEPFSVQQLLHDQLFNQKEAIILISATLTMNKSFQYIRNKLGMNTLTAKEYMVEHHFDYKHNVELLIPDDLPAIQYPRNDDFIYAVNEAIISLSEKTDGRMLVLFTSYDMLRKSYYLLKESDYLSDYMIIGQGVTSGSRNRLIKQFQGFDKSILLGTNAYWQGIDIPGEDLSCLMIVKLPFQSPQDPVYKKKANYYQAKGINPFMEIALPQAVLQFKQGFGRLIRKKSDRGVIFVMDDRLMTKRYGKTFMGSIPEISVHYDHFEKLLNRVSKWL